Proteins encoded together in one Terriglobia bacterium window:
- a CDS encoding septum formation initiator family protein, giving the protein MEQWLANSKAWIVGAQRTLATMGVVLLACVVGYKVVFGSNGLVAYHQKRGEYQQLRQQIQSLERENGALDEQNKALKDDPRAIEKEARERLRYARKGEKIYTLTTAPASPVKARK; this is encoded by the coding sequence ATGGAGCAATGGCTGGCCAATTCGAAAGCGTGGATCGTGGGCGCGCAGCGCACGCTGGCGACCATGGGCGTGGTGTTGCTGGCCTGCGTGGTTGGGTACAAGGTGGTGTTTGGGTCGAACGGCCTGGTGGCCTATCACCAGAAGCGCGGCGAGTACCAGCAGCTGCGTCAGCAGATCCAGTCCTTGGAGCGAGAGAACGGCGCGCTCGACGAGCAGAACAAGGCCCTGAAGGATGATCCCCGGGCGATCGAAAAAGAGGCTCGCGAGCGGCTGCGCTACGCGCGCAAGGGAGAGAAAATCTACACGCTCACCACGGCGCCGGCGTCGCCAGTCAAGGCCCGGAAGTGA
- a CDS encoding thiazole synthase translates to MAMTLDPLIIAGRQFRSRLIVGTGKYKSGQETARAIEASGAEMVTVAVRRVNLDRSKESLLDFIDPKKYFLLPNTAGCYTADEAVRTARLAREVGLSDWVKVEVIGDQKTLYPDVQATIEATKILVKDGFTVLPYTSDDPVVAQRLLDAGSSAIMPLGAPIGSGMGIQNAANIQILRELVTEVPLIVDAGVGTASDAAIAMELGADAVLMNSGIAHAEDPVLMAEAMKHAVIAGRMAYQAGRMPRKLYATASSPLQGVVR, encoded by the coding sequence ATGGCTATGACTCTGGACCCTCTCATCATCGCCGGCCGTCAATTCCGTTCCCGTTTGATCGTAGGCACAGGCAAGTACAAATCAGGCCAGGAGACCGCGCGGGCCATTGAAGCCAGCGGCGCGGAGATGGTCACCGTGGCCGTCCGCCGCGTGAACCTGGACCGCAGCAAGGAATCGCTGCTGGACTTTATTGATCCCAAGAAATACTTCCTGCTGCCCAACACCGCCGGCTGTTACACCGCCGACGAAGCCGTCCGCACGGCGCGCCTGGCGCGGGAAGTGGGATTGTCCGATTGGGTGAAGGTGGAAGTCATCGGCGACCAGAAAACGCTGTACCCGGACGTGCAAGCCACGATCGAAGCGACTAAGATCCTGGTCAAAGACGGCTTCACCGTGCTTCCCTACACTTCCGATGATCCAGTGGTGGCGCAACGGCTGCTTGACGCCGGCTCCAGCGCGATTATGCCTCTGGGCGCGCCCATCGGCAGCGGCATGGGCATCCAGAACGCCGCCAACATCCAGATTTTGCGCGAGCTGGTCACCGAGGTGCCGCTGATCGTGGACGCCGGCGTGGGCACGGCTTCTGACGCGGCCATCGCCATGGAACTAGGAGCCGACGCTGTGCTGATGAACTCCGGCATCGCCCATGCGGAAGATCCTGTGTTGATGGCCGAAGCCATGAAGCATGCGGTCATCGCCGGACGCATGGCCTATCAAGCCGGACGAATGCCACGGAAGCTCTACGCCACCGCCAGCTCCCCGCTGCAAGGCGTGGTGCGATAA
- a CDS encoding formylglycine-generating enzyme family protein translates to MSAPFRTAVQHKPIAMEFVIIAPGRFMMGCSLGDNECYSEEKPSHPVEITRPFEIGKFQVTQAQYEEVMGTNPSYFPGPSHPVDGVSWADAQKFCEQLNARNDGHIYRLPTEAEWEYAARGGNESCRYGLLPETAWYHDNSEGTTHPVGQKKPNSFGLYDTLGNVWEWVQDRYSPDYYSHSPERDPTGPATGEYRVARGGSWRGVARGLARVSSRYVLKSGVRSIVVGFRCAREKSGTR, encoded by the coding sequence GTGAGCGCCCCTTTCAGGACCGCAGTTCAGCACAAGCCAATCGCCATGGAGTTCGTCATCATTGCTCCCGGCCGTTTCATGATGGGATGCTCGCTCGGCGACAACGAATGTTACTCCGAAGAAAAGCCTTCGCACCCGGTCGAGATTACCCGTCCATTTGAAATCGGGAAGTTCCAGGTGACCCAGGCCCAGTATGAAGAGGTGATGGGAACCAACCCCAGCTATTTCCCCGGACCGAGCCATCCGGTGGATGGCGTGAGCTGGGCCGACGCGCAGAAGTTTTGCGAACAGCTCAACGCCCGCAACGACGGCCATATCTATCGCCTGCCAACAGAAGCCGAGTGGGAATACGCGGCGCGTGGCGGCAACGAGTCATGCCGCTACGGGTTGCTGCCTGAGACCGCCTGGTATCACGACAACTCCGAAGGAACAACTCATCCCGTCGGCCAGAAGAAACCGAACAGCTTTGGCCTGTATGACACGCTGGGCAACGTCTGGGAATGGGTGCAGGACCGCTATTCGCCGGATTACTACAGCCACAGTCCGGAGCGCGATCCAACGGGGCCGGCAACGGGCGAGTACAGGGTGGCCCGCGGGGGCTCATGGCGCGGCGTGGCCCGCGGCCTGGCGCGGGTGTCCTCGCGCTACGTCCTCAAGAGCGGCGTGCGCAGCATCGTGGTCGGATTCCGCTGCGCGCGGGAAAAATCCGGCACGCGATAA
- a CDS encoding long-chain fatty acid--CoA ligase translates to METRTLADIFLTSVARNLQRHVMVKRGAEWQVISSWQLYGYVATMARTLRQWGLDKGDRVAILSENRPEWMIVDFACVCSGIADVPIYSTLTAEQTLYLLQNSGARVVCVSTLEQLRKVQSILSQTKVEKIVMFDDLAEVNVVPIWNLLRGSSTDRDPDFDARATSIQPDDLATLIYTSGTTGVSKGVMLTHGNLTCNAEMASHHAEWIVGDVYLSFLPLSHVTARHLDYVCYLNGVVIAYCPFFDQLPQMFQEVKPSIVVAVPRVYEKARQEFERHAPRGIKKTILEWALRVGEKHKPEIERGEKPASLAWKLADRLVYSKLRRGFGGNGRAYFSGGAPLGYDMSDWYCKMGIPIFEGYGLTETSPVISVNRVGAFKIGSVGKIHDGLQVKLAEDGEILVKGPTVFKGYWNMPEETRNSFTSDGWFKTGDIGQLDADGFLSVTDRKKDLLKTSGGKFIAPQPIENALKSNVLVAQAALIGDKRKYASVIISPHFPVLEDWARANGVTFQNHGDLVNSPKVRDLYRGIIEDLNKKLAQYETIKKILVVPDEFTVAGGEITPTLKLKRRIIETKYKDQIEELYQEPHPVETAPVG, encoded by the coding sequence ATGGAAACCAGGACTCTAGCCGATATCTTTCTTACCTCGGTGGCGCGCAACCTGCAGCGCCACGTGATGGTCAAGCGCGGCGCGGAGTGGCAGGTCATTTCCTCCTGGCAGCTCTACGGCTACGTGGCCACCATGGCCCGCACTCTCCGGCAATGGGGCCTGGACAAAGGCGACCGCGTCGCCATTCTCAGCGAGAACCGGCCGGAATGGATGATCGTGGACTTTGCCTGCGTGTGCAGCGGCATTGCCGACGTGCCCATCTATTCCACGCTCACTGCCGAACAAACCTTGTACCTCCTGCAGAACTCCGGCGCGCGCGTGGTTTGTGTTTCAACACTGGAACAGCTGAGGAAAGTGCAGTCCATTCTGTCGCAGACCAAGGTGGAAAAGATCGTGATGTTTGACGACCTCGCGGAAGTCAACGTGGTCCCCATCTGGAACTTGCTGCGCGGTTCGTCCACCGACCGCGACCCCGACTTTGATGCTCGAGCCACATCCATTCAGCCGGACGATCTGGCCACGCTGATTTATACCTCGGGCACAACCGGCGTCTCCAAGGGCGTGATGCTGACGCACGGCAACCTGACTTGCAATGCCGAGATGGCCAGCCACCACGCCGAATGGATCGTGGGCGACGTCTATCTATCCTTTCTGCCGCTTTCCCACGTGACCGCGCGCCACCTGGATTACGTTTGCTATCTCAACGGAGTGGTCATCGCCTACTGTCCGTTCTTTGACCAGTTGCCGCAGATGTTTCAGGAAGTGAAGCCGAGCATCGTCGTCGCCGTGCCGCGCGTGTACGAAAAAGCGCGCCAGGAGTTTGAACGCCACGCTCCCCGCGGCATCAAGAAAACCATCCTGGAGTGGGCGCTGCGCGTGGGCGAAAAGCATAAACCGGAAATCGAGCGCGGCGAAAAACCCGCCAGCCTGGCCTGGAAGCTGGCCGACCGCCTGGTGTACTCCAAGCTGCGCCGCGGTTTTGGCGGCAACGGTCGCGCCTACTTCTCCGGCGGCGCTCCGCTGGGCTACGACATGTCAGACTGGTACTGCAAAATGGGTATTCCCATTTTCGAAGGCTACGGTCTGACGGAAACTTCTCCGGTGATCTCAGTCAACCGCGTAGGCGCGTTCAAGATCGGATCGGTAGGCAAGATTCATGACGGCCTGCAAGTAAAACTCGCCGAAGACGGGGAAATCCTGGTAAAAGGCCCCACCGTCTTCAAAGGCTACTGGAACATGCCGGAGGAAACCCGCAACTCCTTCACCAGCGACGGCTGGTTCAAGACCGGCGACATCGGCCAACTGGACGCCGACGGCTTCCTCAGCGTGACCGACCGCAAAAAAGACCTGCTGAAGACCTCCGGCGGCAAGTTTATCGCCCCGCAGCCGATTGAGAATGCCCTGAAATCCAACGTTCTGGTGGCGCAGGCCGCGTTGATCGGCGACAAGCGCAAGTACGCGTCGGTGATCATCTCGCCGCACTTCCCCGTGCTGGAAGACTGGGCGCGCGCCAACGGTGTGACCTTCCAGAACCACGGAGACCTGGTCAACTCGCCCAAAGTCCGCGACCTGTATCGCGGGATCATTGAAGACTTGAACAAAAAGCTGGCGCAGTACGAGACCATCAAGAAGATACTCGTGGTTCCCGACGAGTTCACCGTGGCCGGCGGCGAAATCACTCCCACCCTGAAGCTCAAGCGCCGCATCATCGAAACCAAGTACAAAGACCAGATCGAAGAGCTCTACCAGGAACCGCATCCGGTGGAGACAGCGCCGGTGGGGTGA
- a CDS encoding TetR family transcriptional regulator — MHHFLAVKRPTEPTSKTVSGTSGKHQRILDAAIEVIAEHGFFHSRVSEIADRAGVADGTIYLYFKNKDELLMAAIDSAFHRFIRRAQTALDQIGDPREKLRRMAFLHLEGLGANRNLAIVFQTELRHSAKFLGEFSHNLMVEYFDLIKGVLREGQTAGVFRADMSVTIAAHCFFGAVDEIVTTWILSDRDRDRDHQLSSLADSVVSIVLQGVETAT; from the coding sequence ATTCATCACTTCCTAGCCGTGAAACGTCCCACAGAACCGACCTCGAAAACCGTGAGTGGCACGTCTGGCAAGCACCAGCGCATCCTGGACGCGGCCATTGAAGTCATTGCCGAACACGGTTTTTTCCATTCCCGGGTGTCGGAAATCGCTGACCGCGCCGGCGTAGCCGACGGCACCATCTATCTTTACTTCAAAAACAAAGACGAACTTCTGATGGCGGCCATTGATTCGGCCTTCCACCGCTTCATCCGCCGCGCCCAAACGGCGCTGGACCAGATCGGCGATCCCCGGGAGAAACTGCGCCGCATGGCCTTCCTGCACCTGGAAGGGCTGGGCGCAAACCGTAACCTGGCCATCGTCTTCCAGACCGAACTAAGGCATAGCGCCAAGTTTCTGGGCGAGTTTTCCCACAATCTGATGGTCGAGTACTTTGACCTGATCAAAGGCGTGCTGCGCGAAGGCCAGACCGCAGGTGTCTTCCGTGCCGACATGTCCGTAACCATCGCCGCGCATTGCTTCTTTGGCGCTGTGGATGAGATAGTTACAACGTGGATCCTTTCTGACCGCGACCGTGATCGCGATCACCAGCTTTCCAGCCTGGCGGACTCGGTAGTCTCCATCGTTCTGCAGGGCGTGGAAACAGCGACATAG
- the rdgB gene encoding RdgB/HAM1 family non-canonical purine NTP pyrophosphatase, translated as MPSAPRLYLATTNPGKLREFAEAAQSLGLSLAMLPGLETLPAPVEDGDTFADNARIKAEYYSRFAPGALLLAEDSGLSVDELDGAPGVYSARYAAIVRDGAATHENSSDEENNRTLIAQLERLPAGKHAGKYVCVIALARDGQTLATFTGEARGELLSSPRGTGGFGYDPLFYFPALGKTFAELSLEEKRRHSHRGQAIRRLLEALPKIIASL; from the coding sequence ATGCCCAGCGCTCCTCGACTATATCTGGCTACGACCAATCCTGGTAAACTGCGCGAGTTCGCAGAAGCCGCGCAGAGCCTGGGCTTGTCTCTGGCCATGCTGCCCGGCCTGGAAACGCTTCCTGCACCCGTTGAAGACGGCGACACCTTCGCCGACAACGCCCGCATCAAAGCCGAATACTACAGCCGCTTTGCTCCCGGCGCTCTGCTGCTGGCCGAAGATTCCGGCCTGTCCGTGGACGAACTGGACGGCGCTCCGGGAGTTTATTCCGCCCGCTATGCGGCCATCGTCCGTGATGGCGCCGCAACCCATGAGAATTCCAGCGACGAGGAAAACAATCGCACGCTGATCGCCCAGTTGGAGCGCTTGCCTGCCGGCAAACATGCGGGCAAATACGTTTGCGTGATCGCCCTGGCCCGCGACGGCCAGACTCTGGCGACGTTTACCGGAGAGGCCCGCGGCGAGCTGCTTTCATCACCCCGTGGCACAGGCGGCTTCGGTTACGATCCGCTGTTCTACTTCCCTGCGCTGGGCAAGACGTTTGCCGAGTTGAGCCTGGAAGAAAAGCGGCGACACAGCCATCGCGGACAGGCGATCCGGCGGTTGCTGGAGGCACTCCCAAAAATCATAGCCTCACTATGA
- a CDS encoding DUF4337 domain-containing protein, whose product MNVEEIKEGAEHAHEAGEKSIGLTMAVTAVLLAMATLLSHRAHTEEVLLQGKIVDDWSFYQAKHGRAHSYGSSAEVAALLPNGKDVALRDYKKSLEEECGVPPEKGCSSPVKDSAILAPLLSQASAEKKDKEEAEEPAAKEGQAHKANDAEAHRASEAKEGEAHKAETKESGGAHAAKEKAEKEKPGKPGAVQIQEQAREREHEQALIEHQANFYDGSELLLEISIVLCSISLLAGSKLYWRMSFLTTIAGVAVALYGLLMLH is encoded by the coding sequence ATGAATGTTGAAGAAATCAAAGAAGGCGCAGAGCACGCGCACGAGGCAGGCGAAAAAAGCATTGGCTTGACCATGGCCGTCACCGCGGTACTGCTGGCGATGGCCACGCTGTTGAGCCATCGCGCACACACCGAAGAGGTGCTCCTCCAGGGAAAAATCGTGGACGACTGGAGCTTTTATCAGGCCAAGCACGGGCGCGCCCACAGCTACGGCTCGTCGGCGGAAGTGGCGGCGTTGCTGCCCAACGGCAAAGACGTGGCGCTCCGGGACTACAAGAAGTCCCTGGAAGAGGAATGTGGCGTTCCGCCGGAAAAGGGCTGCAGTAGCCCGGTGAAGGATTCAGCCATATTGGCGCCCTTGTTGAGCCAGGCTTCCGCAGAGAAGAAGGACAAAGAGGAAGCAGAAGAACCGGCCGCCAAGGAAGGCCAGGCCCACAAAGCCAACGATGCTGAAGCGCACAGAGCCAGCGAAGCCAAAGAAGGCGAAGCCCACAAGGCGGAAACGAAAGAATCAGGCGGAGCGCACGCGGCCAAGGAAAAGGCGGAAAAGGAAAAGCCCGGCAAGCCCGGCGCCGTCCAGATTCAAGAACAGGCCCGCGAGCGGGAACATGAGCAGGCACTCATTGAGCACCAGGCCAACTTCTATGACGGCTCAGAGCTCCTGCTGGAAATCTCCATTGTGCTCTGCTCCATCTCGCTGCTGGCAGGGTCCAAGCTTTACTGGAGAATGTCTTTTCTAACCACCATCGCCGGCGTAGCGGTTGCGCTGTATGGGCTCTTGATGCTGCACTAA
- a CDS encoding DUF421 domain-containing protein — translation MLTNWESVLQIVLRTSVIYVLVLVGIRLTGKREVGQMTPFDLTLLLLLSNAVQNAMVGQDSSLLGGIVAAMMLLGLNYLLAEVAGFNRRFRKLVQGSPTLLIHNGQCITDHIAKEHLSMDELNRALREHGVNEIKDVALAVLEVDGAISVLKYDDVPEAIRPQKRLRFLHRH, via the coding sequence ATGCTGACCAACTGGGAATCCGTGCTGCAAATCGTCCTCCGCACCAGCGTGATTTACGTTTTAGTGCTGGTGGGCATCCGCCTGACGGGCAAGCGCGAGGTCGGGCAGATGACGCCGTTTGATCTTACTCTGCTTCTTCTGCTGAGCAACGCCGTGCAGAATGCCATGGTCGGGCAAGACTCGTCTCTGCTGGGCGGCATTGTGGCCGCGATGATGTTGCTGGGCCTGAATTACCTGCTGGCGGAGGTGGCTGGATTCAACCGCCGCTTCCGCAAGCTGGTGCAGGGATCGCCCACGCTCCTGATTCACAACGGCCAATGCATCACTGACCATATCGCCAAAGAGCATCTTTCCATGGACGAACTCAACCGCGCTCTGCGCGAACACGGAGTCAATGAGATTAAGGATGTGGCCCTGGCCGTCCTGGAAGTGGACGGAGCCATCAGCGTGCTGAAGTATGACGACGTCCCTGAAGCAATCCGGCCGCAAAAGCGGCTGCGTTTTCTGCATCGCCATTGA
- a CDS encoding FAD-binding dehydrogenase translates to MADSKQFKTDVVIAGGGLAGIVTAYELLDSGHRVLLIDKDKRENFGGLAKQSFGGVHMIDTPHQRRLGIKDSPELAWRDWQSVAGYEANDDWPRQWARLYCENSGEYIFEFLNRHQIKFLPVVNWAERGIYGPGNTVPRWHIVWGTGHEIIHCLLNALDAHPKRANLELLFDTEVSAIEMSNGRATGVRGRTINSRDPVDSGQEVRVSAEHTVIASGGICGGDLSTLRANWYKPWGAPPTKLLNGAHDYGDGMLHNRVAALGGAITHLDLHWHYAAGIHHPAKRRPDDGLSLVPPRSALWLNARGERIMTPGPMPVYGDTRHLVESVLRQPGQYSWQVMNWKIAIRELAVSGCDYMTAFRYKDRRALLKSVMFGNKELVERLIRECPDDIVVADTLPELMERMDAANLFGQRLDRAQMEATIKAWDDMIGRGPKFHNDDQLRRIANFRNYRGDRVRTSNFQRILDPKAGPLIAIREFILARKSLGGIQTDMQCRVLRVDGQPIPGLYAVGEAAGFGGGGIHGKGSLEGTFLGGCILTGRVAGRSIGK, encoded by the coding sequence ATGGCCGATTCCAAACAATTCAAGACTGACGTCGTCATCGCCGGCGGCGGATTGGCCGGGATTGTCACCGCCTATGAACTCCTTGATTCCGGCCACCGCGTCCTGCTGATTGACAAAGACAAGCGGGAAAACTTTGGCGGGCTGGCCAAGCAGTCGTTCGGCGGCGTGCACATGATTGATACGCCCCACCAGCGCCGTCTGGGCATCAAGGATTCGCCGGAACTGGCGTGGCGCGACTGGCAGAGCGTTGCCGGCTATGAGGCCAACGACGATTGGCCTCGCCAGTGGGCCAGGCTTTACTGCGAAAATTCGGGCGAATACATTTTTGAGTTCCTCAATCGCCACCAGATCAAGTTTCTGCCCGTGGTCAACTGGGCGGAGCGCGGAATTTACGGTCCAGGCAATACCGTCCCGCGCTGGCATATCGTGTGGGGCACTGGACATGAAATCATCCACTGCCTGCTGAACGCGCTGGACGCCCACCCGAAACGCGCCAATCTTGAATTGCTGTTCGATACAGAAGTTTCCGCGATTGAGATGAGCAATGGCCGGGCTACGGGCGTCCGTGGCCGGACCATTAATTCTAGGGATCCTGTCGATTCCGGCCAGGAGGTTCGCGTCTCTGCCGAACACACGGTGATTGCTTCGGGCGGAATCTGCGGTGGCGATCTCAGCACCCTGCGTGCCAACTGGTACAAGCCGTGGGGCGCGCCGCCGACGAAGCTGCTCAACGGCGCGCATGATTACGGTGACGGCATGCTGCACAATCGAGTTGCCGCGCTGGGCGGGGCCATAACCCACCTTGACCTGCACTGGCACTACGCCGCGGGCATACACCACCCTGCCAAGCGCCGGCCTGACGACGGCCTCAGCCTGGTGCCACCGCGTTCCGCCCTGTGGCTCAACGCCCGCGGAGAACGCATCATGACTCCAGGCCCCATGCCGGTGTACGGCGACACCCGCCATCTGGTGGAGAGCGTGCTTCGCCAGCCCGGCCAATATTCGTGGCAGGTGATGAACTGGAAAATCGCCATCCGTGAGCTGGCGGTTTCCGGCTGCGATTACATGACCGCGTTTCGCTACAAAGACCGGCGCGCGCTGCTCAAGAGCGTCATGTTCGGCAATAAAGAACTCGTTGAGCGGCTGATTCGCGAATGCCCGGACGACATTGTGGTCGCTGACACGTTGCCTGAGTTGATGGAGCGCATGGATGCGGCGAACCTTTTCGGCCAGCGGCTCGACCGCGCTCAGATGGAAGCTACCATCAAAGCGTGGGATGACATGATTGGGCGCGGTCCCAAGTTTCACAATGACGACCAGCTGCGGCGCATCGCGAATTTCCGCAACTACCGCGGCGACCGCGTGCGCACATCCAACTTCCAGCGCATTCTTGATCCCAAAGCTGGTCCGCTGATCGCCATCCGCGAGTTCATCCTGGCGCGCAAGAGCCTGGGCGGAATCCAGACGGACATGCAGTGCCGCGTGCTGCGCGTCGACGGCCAGCCGATTCCCGGCCTCTACGCTGTGGGCGAAGCCGCAGGATTCGGCGGCGGCGGCATCCACGGCAAAGGCTCGCTCGAAGGCACGTTCCTGGGCGGTTGTATACTCACGGGTCGCGTCGCCGGCAGAAGCATCGGGAAGTAA
- a CDS encoding thiamine pyrophosphate-binding protein, with protein sequence MASGTQTEAAQRIRIGGSKTGAWLARYALEQLPVSHTFGIPGVHTTELYDELNQSEKIRPVLVTHECCGAFAADAISRTSNGQIGCLVIVPAAGVTHAMSGIGECYLDGIPLLVITGGARTDVPFGYQLHEIDQQRLVDGIVKRSWKITEHRDIVPVIFEAYRTTVSGVPGPVLVEIPVNLQLFSQAVDDVPAFTPYAPEPVFVDNELDAAVRLLREARSPGIFVGWGAVDVAESVAKIAELLGAPVSTTLQGLSAFPGDHPLHTGMGFSRAAVPAAENAFAKCDCMLAIGVSFGEIPTGSFGCPVPENLIHIDISSKAIGRNYPAKVGLLGDSRLIVPQLLARLQSGAADQTARRRNVEARIAADKAAYREEWRAHQTDRVNPAPFFQELRRQLNDDAIMTVDDGNHTFLAAELFEVRRPRVFVSPTDFNAMGYAVPAAVGAKLASPDRQVVSIVGDGAFLMTGLETITAATLGLGIAYFVFDDGELSQISQGQEIPYNRKPCTVLGTLRLKGIADATGADYVAIENNGQISDAVRDALACAAKNKPVIVDVHVDYSKRTRFTKGVVKTALKRFPLRDRLRFIARALVRKVTG encoded by the coding sequence ATGGCCAGCGGAACTCAAACAGAAGCAGCACAACGCATTCGCATCGGCGGCAGCAAAACCGGCGCGTGGCTTGCCCGCTACGCGCTGGAGCAACTGCCGGTCTCGCACACCTTCGGCATTCCCGGCGTCCACACCACGGAGCTGTACGACGAGCTGAACCAGTCGGAGAAGATCCGGCCCGTCCTGGTTACGCACGAGTGTTGCGGCGCGTTTGCCGCCGACGCCATCAGCCGGACGTCCAACGGACAGATCGGCTGCCTGGTAATTGTGCCTGCGGCCGGCGTTACCCACGCCATGAGCGGCATTGGCGAATGCTACCTGGACGGCATTCCTCTGCTAGTGATCACCGGCGGAGCGCGCACGGACGTTCCTTTCGGCTACCAGTTGCATGAAATTGACCAGCAGCGCCTTGTGGACGGCATCGTTAAGCGTTCCTGGAAGATCACTGAACATCGCGATATTGTGCCGGTGATCTTTGAGGCTTACCGCACCACGGTGAGCGGCGTGCCAGGGCCGGTGCTGGTGGAAATTCCCGTCAACTTGCAATTGTTTTCGCAAGCGGTGGACGACGTGCCCGCGTTCACTCCCTACGCGCCGGAGCCAGTATTCGTTGATAACGAGCTGGACGCCGCGGTTCGTCTGCTTCGCGAAGCCCGCTCGCCAGGAATCTTCGTCGGCTGGGGAGCGGTTGACGTCGCCGAATCCGTGGCCAAAATCGCTGAGTTGCTGGGCGCGCCGGTTTCCACCACGCTGCAAGGCCTCTCCGCTTTTCCCGGCGACCATCCGCTGCACACCGGCATGGGATTCAGCCGGGCCGCGGTGCCCGCCGCGGAAAATGCCTTTGCCAAATGTGACTGCATGCTGGCCATCGGCGTCAGCTTTGGCGAGATTCCTACCGGCAGCTTCGGGTGTCCAGTGCCGGAGAACCTTATCCACATTGATATCTCGTCCAAAGCTATTGGGCGCAACTATCCGGCCAAGGTCGGCTTACTGGGCGATTCGCGTCTCATCGTCCCACAGCTTCTTGCGCGGCTTCAGTCCGGCGCTGCCGACCAAACCGCGCGCCGCCGCAACGTGGAAGCCCGCATCGCCGCCGACAAAGCCGCTTATCGCGAAGAATGGCGGGCACACCAAACCGACCGCGTCAATCCCGCGCCGTTTTTCCAGGAACTACGGCGCCAGCTCAACGACGACGCCATCATGACCGTGGACGACGGCAACCACACCTTCCTCGCCGCTGAGCTGTTTGAAGTGCGGCGTCCGCGCGTCTTCGTTTCACCCACCGACTTCAACGCCATGGGATACGCCGTGCCGGCAGCCGTCGGCGCCAAGCTGGCCAGCCCTGATCGGCAAGTCGTCAGCATCGTGGGCGATGGCGCGTTCCTGATGACCGGCCTGGAGACCATCACCGCGGCCACGCTCGGCCTGGGCATTGCGTACTTCGTTTTCGACGACGGCGAGCTCAGCCAGATTTCCCAGGGCCAGGAAATTCCCTACAACCGCAAACCGTGCACCGTTCTTGGTACGCTGCGGCTGAAGGGCATCGCCGACGCCACCGGCGCAGACTACGTGGCCATCGAGAACAATGGCCAGATCAGCGATGCGGTTCGCGACGCCCTGGCCTGCGCCGCAAAGAACAAGCCGGTCATCGTGGACGTTCACGTGGACTACTCCAAGCGCACGCGCTTTACCAAGGGCGTGGTCAAGACCGCGCTGAAGCGTTTTCCGCTGCGTGACCGTCTGCGGTTCATCGCCAGGGCGCTGGTGAGAAAAGTGACGGGATGA
- a CDS encoding Rrf2 family transcriptional regulator, giving the protein MINKTSVLAMRALLVVAGDAPGNVLSPRSIAARLNESPAYMAKVLRLLVRAGILRAERGTKGGVFLNRPTSEISMLEIVQACQGAIVGGYCQPVLNLQSTCAFHRATLELEHAVTQVLSRWNLAHLEKTPGPVGRLPGTMHCLIAGFPAPLSPKTRSTKAGLARGTARP; this is encoded by the coding sequence GTGATTAACAAGACCTCCGTACTCGCTATGCGAGCTTTGCTGGTAGTCGCCGGGGACGCGCCGGGCAACGTCCTGTCCCCGCGCAGCATTGCCGCCCGCTTGAATGAATCGCCCGCTTATATGGCCAAGGTGCTTCGCCTTCTGGTCAGGGCGGGAATTTTACGGGCGGAGCGCGGGACCAAAGGCGGCGTTTTTCTCAACCGGCCAACTTCAGAAATCTCCATGCTTGAAATTGTTCAAGCTTGCCAGGGCGCGATCGTCGGCGGCTATTGCCAGCCAGTCCTCAACCTCCAGAGCACTTGCGCTTTTCACCGCGCGACGCTGGAACTGGAGCACGCCGTCACTCAAGTTCTCTCGCGCTGGAATTTGGCGCATCTGGAAAAAACGCCCGGACCAGTTGGCAGGCTGCCCGGAACGATGCACTGCTTGATCGCCGGTTTTCCTGCGCCGTTGTCACCGAAAACGCGCTCAACGAAAGCCGGCTTAGCGAGAGGAACCGCGAGACCATGA